DNA from Triticum aestivum cultivar Chinese Spring chromosome 7D, IWGSC CS RefSeq v2.1, whole genome shotgun sequence:
taaaaacatcagggggagccacgaaaccacttttccaccgctgcaaccttctgtactcgtgagatcccatcttggggcctttttcggcgatctgccggagggggattcgatcacggagggcttctacatcaacaccatagcctctccgatgaagcgtgagtagtttaccacagaccttcaggtccatagttattagctagatggcttcttctctctctttggttctcaatacagagttctcctcgatgttcttggagatctattcgatgtaatacttttttcggtgtgtttgccgagatccgatgaattgtggatttatgatcaagattatctatgaataatatttggttcttctctgaattcttatatgcatgatttgatatctttgcaagtctcttcgaattatcggtttagtttgtcctactagattgatctttcttgcaatgggagaagtgcttagctttgggttcaatcttgcggtgtcctttcccagtaacagtaggggcagcaaggcacgtattgtattgttgccatcgaggataaaaagacggggtttatatcatattgcttgagtttatccctctgcatcatgtcatcttgcttaatgcgttactctgttcttatgaacttaatactctagatgcatgctggatagcggtcgatgtgtggagtaatagtagtagatgcaaaatcgtttcggtctacttgacacggacgtgatgcctatattcatgatcattgcctagatattctcataattatgcgcttttctatcaattgctctgcagtaatttgttcacccattgtaatatatgctatcatgggagaagccactagtgaaacctatggcccccgggtctattttccatcatataatcttctattttacatcatattagtttcccgtcaacttgccaatttttgtcgccgtttattttgcaatcttgactttccaatctatacaacaaaaataccaaaaatatttactttactatctttatcagtCTCACTGTTGCGAGTGACCGtcaagggactgacaacccctttattgcgttggttgcaaggttcttgattgtttgtgcaggtactagtgacttgcgtgtaatctcctactggattgataccttggttcaactgagggaaatacttacgctactttgctgcatcaccctttcctcttcaagggaaaaccaacgcatgctcaagaggtagcaatggttcgcgcagtagctcccctgaatttcaatgcgttcctagagaaagctaagctgaaagatgatggaagtaaCTTTGTGGAGTGGGCCCGTAATCTGAGGATTACCCTCACGGCTTCCCATAagtcttatgtccttgatgcaccgcttggtgcgccaccccctccagcgactgtggacgttgtgaacgcctggcagtcgcatgttgatgactactcaatagttcagtgcgccatgttgtatggcttagagccgggacttcaaagacgttttgaatgtcatggagcatatgagatgttcctggagttgaagtttatctttgagaagaattcccggattgagaggtatgagacctccaatAAGTTATatgcctgcaagatggaggagaacgggtCTGTCTcggaatgtctaggtactacaatcgtcTGGCTGAGTTGGGAATTGAGCTGCCAGAGGCtgtcactgacagagttcttcaatcgctaccacctagctacaagagctttgtgttgaactataacatgcaagggatgaacaagtcagTCTCCAAGCTGTTCGCGATGCTGAAAGTCGCCGAGTCAGACatccagaaggagcatcaagtgtttatggtgaataaaaccactagtttcaagaaaggcaagggaaagaagggaaacttcaagaaaggtggcaaagcagttgctcctcccgtgaagaaacccaaggctggacccaagccggagactgagtgcttctattgcaagggaacttgccactggaagcagaactgccccaagtatttggccgacaagaagggggccaacgtcaacaaaggtatatatgatatacatgttattgatgtgtaccttaccaactatcgttgtagtgcctgggtatttgataccggttcagttgctcacatttgcaactcaaagcaggaactacggaatagacgaagactggcgaaggacgaagtGATGATGCACgtgagaaatggttccaaggttgatgtgatcgccgtcggcatgctcggtcttcgattaccatcgggattagtgatgaacctgaataattgttatttagtgcatgcgttgagcatgaacattatatctggatcttgtttaatgcgagacggttactcatttaaatcagagaataatggttgttctatttatatgggtaatatctttaATGGGCATGCACCCATTGTGAGGGGTTTatacttattgaatctcgatagtgatgatacacatgctCATAAcactgatgccaaaagatgtagagttgataatgatagtaccactttcttgtggcactgccgcttaggtcatattggtgtaaagcgcatgaagaaactccatgctgatggaatttttgagtcacttgattttgaatcacttaacacatgcgaaccatgcctcatgggcaagatgactaaacccCGTTTTCCGGAataatggaacgggcaagtgacttgttggaaatcatacatgctgatgtgtgcggtccgatgagcgttgcggagcgcggtggatatcgttactttctcactttcaccgatgatttgagtagatatgggtatgtctacttaatgaagcataagtctggaatgtttgaaaagttcaagcaatttcagagtgaagttgagaatcatcgtaacaagaagattaaattcctacgatccgattgagggggagaatatctgagttatgagtttggcaatcacttaagacaatgtggaaccGTTTCACaattgacgccacctggaacaccatagcgtaatggtgtgtccgaacgtcgtaatcgtaccttattggatatggtgcgttctatgatgtccctTTCTGATCTGCCActctcgttttggggttatgcatcagagacaactgcattcactttaaatagggcaccacctaaGTCCatagagacgacaccgtatgaactgtggtttggcaagaaacctaagttgtcatttcttaaggtttggggttgcgatgcttatgtcaaaaggcttcagccggaaaagctcgaacccaaagcggacaaatgtgtcttcacaggatacccaaaagagacggttgggtataccttctatctcagatccgaaggcaaagtgttttgtcgctaagaatgggtcctttctcgagaaagagtttctctcgaaagaattgagtgggaggaagatagaacttgatgaagtcgttgaacctttacttcaaccagaaagtagcacatcacagaaagacGATGTCTGTGGCACCTACGTCATTTGAAGAGGAaccaaatgatgatgatcatgaagcttcagatcaagttactatcgaacctcgtaggtcgacaaggatatgtaccgCTCCcaagtggtacggtaaccctgtcttggaggtcatgttattGGACAACAATTgtgatgaacctacgagctatggagaagcgatggtgggcccggattccgacaaatggttagaggccatgaaatctgagatgggatccatgtatgaaaacaaagtatggactttaagtattacctgaagggcgaaaggccattcagaataaatggatcttcaagaagaagacggacgcgggcGGTTATATCActgtccataaagctcgacttgtggcaaaggggttttcacgtgttcaagaagttgactacgatgagactttctcacccgtagcgatgcttaagtccgtcagaatcatgttggcaatagttgcatttttcgattatgaaatctagcagatggatggcAAAACAatgttccttaatggtttccttaaggaagagttgtatatgatgcaaccggaaggttttgtcgatccagataatgttgacaaagtgtgcaagctccagcgatccatttatgggctggtgcaagcatctcggagttggaatattcgctttgatgaggtgatcaaggcgtttgggtttatacaagtttatggagaagcttgtatttacaagaaagtgagtgggagctctatagcgtttctagtattatatgtggatgacatattgctgattggaaacaatatagaacttttggaaaacgtgaaggaatatttgaacaagagtttttcaatgaaggacctaggagaagttgctttcatattaggcatcaagatctatagagatagatcaagacgcttgataggactttcacaaagcacacaccttgataagattttgaagaagttcaaaatggatcatccaagaaggggttcttgcctgttttgcaaggtgtgaagttgagtcagactcaatgcccagcaactacagaggatagagaaaagatgagtgtcatcccctatgcctctgccatagaccggatgtcagccttgccataagtatggccgaaaggtttcaaagtaatccaggagtggatcactggaaaacggtgaagaatatccttaagtacctgaaaaggactaaggaaatgtttctcgtttatggaggtgatcaagagctcgtcgtaaagggttacgtcgatgcaatctttgacactgatccggatgactctaagtctcaaaccggatacgtatatattctaaatgggggagcggtaagctggtgcagttccaagcaaagcatggtagctgattctacatgcgaagcggagtacatagctgcctcggaggcAGCAAAGGAAGGTGTCTGGATGACAACACTGGATGACTctgttctgtgacaacactggtgccattgctctagccaaggaaccaaggtttcacaagaggacTAGACACATAAagcgacgcttcaattccatctgcgattacatcaaggaggaagacataaacatttgcaaagtgcatacggacctgaatgttgcagatccgttgactaaacctcttccacggtcAAAGcacgatcaacaccagaactctatgggtgttagattcatcatcatgtaatgctagattattgactctagtgcaagtgggagactgttggaaatatgccctagaggcaataataaagtggttattataatatttccttgttcatgataatcgtttattatccatgctataattgtattgaccggaaactcaaatacatgtgtggatacatagacaacaacatgtccctagtgagcctctaccggactagctcgttgatcaaagatggctatcgtttcatagccatggacatgagttgtcatttgataacgggatcacatcattaggagaatcatgtgatggacaagacccaaactatgaacgtagcatatgatcgtgttaagtttattgctatcattttttgcatgtcaagtatatgttcctatgaccatgagatcatgcaactcactgacaccggaggagtgccttgtgtgtaccaaacgtcgtaacgtaactgggtgactataaaggtgctctacaggtatctgcgagggtgtctgttgagttggcatggatcaagactgggatttgtcactccgtaggaCGAAGAGGTATCTCAGGGGCCCACTTgttaatacaacatcacaataagcttgcaagcaatgtgaccaatgagttagtcacgggatcttgtattacggaacgagtaaagagacttgccggtaacgagattgtactaggtatggagataccgacgatcgaatctcgggcaagtaacataacgatagacaaagggaactgcatacgggattagctgaatccttgacatcgaggttggaccaataagatcttcgtagaatatgtaggaaccaatatgggcatccaggtcccactattgtttattgaccatagaggtgtctcggtcatgtctgcataattctcgaacccgcagagtctacacacttaacgtttggtggtgatataagtatagttgagtcattatggtggttaccgaaggttgttcggagtcccggatgagatctcggacgtgacgaggaactccggaatggtccagaggtgaagattgatatattggacgaagggtattggcgTCCAGActtgtttcgggggtaccgggtgatgaccagcgtcaccgaaaggggtttcggggggggcaagtgttgggggggccatgggccaaggggagggggcaaaccagcccactaaggggttgagcgCCCCCCTCACCCCACCTCACGTAACCAGGAGggttgggggcgccccctagggcttcCCACCTCCCGACTTGGGGGGCGAGTCAccctaggggagatcccatctgccctggccgccgcccccctaggggaaaccctaggggcgccaccccctcctcccttcccctatatatatagaggtagagacagggcagccgcacccccttgAACACATCTCCACGCCACGGCGctacctctcctctccctcgcatccctcttcctctccctagtgcttagcgaagctctgtcgAGATtccgccaccacgccatcgtgctgccggaggactcgagctactacttcaccatcgctcgctggatcaaggaggtgaaggcgtcatcaagccgtacgtgtgttgaacgcggaggtaccgtccgttcagcacttggatcgggagttcacgggacggatcgtgattggatcgcgaagacgttcaactacatcaaccgcgtttcttaacgcttccgcttagcaatctacaagggtatgtagatccaatctctcctctcatagatggtcatctcctagattggatcttggtgagcgtaggaaattttttgtttcccatgcaacgttccccaacaataagatcCCAAAACCGGCGCCGAGCAAAAAGGAACCAGATTTTGGAAGAGGTTCGATGATTACTTTCATGAACGTAGGAAGTTTGAGCCCTACAAATGTAAGAGTAACCGGACCAACGTCTCAATTCAAAAGAGATGGGGCTTCATCTAGTtggagtgcaacaagttttgtggtGCCCATGAGAATATCGAAGGCTGGCACGTGAGTGGCCTTGGGATTAAGGACATGGTATGCATGCATCTCTTGTTCATAAGAAGAGCATGCATATGTCATCCTCCTATGTGTATGAATCATTTTGCTTTCATCTCTATTCATAGGCTTTTCAGCCTTGGATGCCTTGAAGGTCCAAATGCGGGCAAGCCATTCACGTTGAGTCATTGTTGAAGGAAGATCAAGGATTGCCCAAGTTCAAGGAACGATATGCCACCCAAAAAATAGGTGGGGGCCTTCATCGGCGGCCGACCCAAGTGTCACTAAGAAGAGGCTAAGGGGGGAAACCAATTCCAAGGTGGACGAAAAACATGATGCTTTGCAATCGCCTGGCAAGAAACTTTGAAGGGGTTCATGACCCAGAAAGAAGAGTGGGAAGAGAGAAAGCGCCAAGAGAAATAGGAGCAAATGAAGGCCTACTTTGACATATAAAAGAAGAAGCTCAGAGATCGATGAGACCAATGTCCGCACAAGAGCCAAGGTGACGGTGTCCTAGACCAGGGGGTACTTACCATGTCGACTCTGGCTAGGTGGGCCGGGCCGAGGACCCCCTTTGTTGGTTCCGTCCTGGGCCATTCGGGCAGCCCATGATGCATACAAAAAAGATCCACAAGACTTGGCATACAAGACAAGAACTCCTCTCCGCTGACGTAGACGAGTAGACtcctgttatcctaggcctccggcaCATTACATAAACTGAAGCTAGGCTAGTCCATGGATCATTAGAATCTTACAccacaatctcgtggtagacacatgtactctgtactataccCCAATACAATCAACACAAGCATGATGTATGATATTATCTCTTCGAGGgagcccaaacctggataaaatcTCCATGTCTTTGATATCCTCGTTCCAAGACATCTAGCTTAGGATCCCTACCTTGAGATCGGCCGGATTTGGCTCCGTCAGTGGTGGCCCATACAGGTCATGCTAGTTGATCACATCGCGGATCGATGggcgtcttcatcaacatcaacttcgATCTCAACCGAGATCATGGGAAACTTCGTCCATGAAGCTCGGGGTTTCAACGTCAACTTTGCCCTCGCGTGATTGTGCATAATTTTCTGGACAGCGGATTCATCCCAATGGTCTAGTATGCCGATTATGGTTCAATCTGATTCTATGGTAGCTTTGTCTCTTTGTCAGACACTCCGCTCGTCAAATCACAATTTGGTAGTTTAGTTAATGATACTACGAACTTTTTAGCTGTTAGGGAGTTTAAACCTATGAAGCTAGGAAGAGATCAAAATAGAGGGCTCTTATCGGATGCCCGCATGCATCCAATAGGTGAGCTTTCACTTAAGCATCGCCcaaaacgggccggcccattccCACACGTCAGATGGAAAATGACAGAAAAAATAAAACTACAGGCAACGGAGCCGAACTCATGATCTCACGCTAGATAGCAGCGTTGCTAGCCATCGAGTATGGCCAAATTGCAACGCTACATTTAAAATACTATGTACAATGGTAGACCCGTTTTTAAAAACAAGAAAAATCAACATTTCTTTGAAAAAAATGTGAAATTTTTTCTTTAAaaagttagaataatgttttaaaATCGTGAACAAACTTTTAAAACATGAATAAttattgaaaacatgaacaaaaattCTAAAATGCCAAATGATGAACACTTTCAAAAATATGCACTGAAGATTTTTGTAAGATACATTAATTTTTTTTACATAAACACGAAACATTTTTGCAATATACGTTGAACAAATATTTAATGCACATTTAAAAAATTTGGGACATACACTGAACAaatatttaaatacacattgaacatttatgTGATACATGCGGAACAAtttttaacatttttgaaatatgttgaacattttcttaatataggATGAACATTTCCTTAAATAAACATTTTTGTTGATAAAACAGGAATGAAACTTGTATAATgcacaaaaagaaaacaaaaaagaaaaatagaaaagaaagagaaacataaacagaaaaaaggaaaagaagaaagaaatagaaacATAAACAAAAAAGAGAAGAAACAACAGGGTGACCTTGGGCCAGCCCAAACTGAGGCGTCGGGAGGCCGAGCTTCAGCAAAGTCACGTTGTTCTGACGCTCGCCAGCGTCAAATAGGAATATCCATCAAAATAGGGTGACTAATTATGCTCGCACAGACTGTAGTACACTGTCTGACTAATTATGTTCACAGAGACCGCAACACCATTATTGGTTGCAACGTGGGCCGATCTTGTATTGGCCGATTGTAACCCCTTTGTTGGTTGCAACATGGGCTGGTCTTCATCTCCGATCTTTTGTATTGGCCGATTGTAACCCGTTTGAATACCTCGCAGGTGGGCCGTGGGCTGAAGCCAGAGCTAAGCCCGAAACGACCTAATTAAGCCTCACCCAACCTTTGCAGGCCGGCCGCGAGCCGAAGCCTTCTCGATCAACCGAGCAGGTCCACTACCTCGCTCTTCGCCGCAATCCCCACATTCATTCATTCTTACCGAGAATCCCCAAATCCCCAACCCCGACTGACGACGAGTGGATCTGTTCCGGCGCTTCCTGCCGCCGTCGACCATGGCGTCTTCCAACTCCGGCGGCATCCCCATCAAGGTCAGCGACTCCCCCTTCTTCCCCTCTCACCCACGACCCTCGAGCCCACGAGCGCCGTTTGAGGATTTAGCGGCGAGCCGGGTCGGGTTCCTGTGGATCGCCCGAAGAAGAGACTGGTGTCTGTCATCTCCACCGGTTCTTCCGGGAATTTCCCTGCTTCGAACTGCATGATTTCTCTAGCGCTTGCAATTTTGCTGGCCTTAGCTTCCGCTTCCTTGGGTATAGGCGTATAGCCTCCGTTTGGGAAAAATAGGTAACTTTGGGTCAACAGGTGAAACGGCCCGCCGTAGTTATCTCGTTGAATAAGGTTCAAATTTGCACGGCGACATGCAGGACAGTTATAATCCCTAGATCGAACGCCTCTAAATTTTGATGCATGCGGCAGTATTCCTCTGGTCCATTTCATGGCTATAGGCTCAAACAGGGTTTTAGCGAGTTTGCTCATTCAATATGTGCTTTGTCAATTGCAGGCGGAACAGGATTCGGATGGCTCGGCCCAGAGCACAGCTGATATGACTGCTTTTGTATGTATTTTATCTTCCTTTTGAGTTTATATAGATTGTAAATTTGAGGCGTAATTCTCGCTCATCTTTTGCCTTTGCCTACTGCTTGCAGGTGCAAAATCTTCTAGTTCAGATGGTAAGGCTTTCTTTTGTTTGCAGTGCACTGCGCGTGTGAGTCCACCTACTTTTCTCTTACTGAATCTGATTTCCTTGCAGCAAACCAGGTTCCAAACTATGTCAGAGAACATCATTACAAAGAATATCCTTATAAATCAGTTCAtttttgcattttattttatttttacttcATTCGGTTTTCTGGTCACAGTTCTTTTAGATAACGCATTTTCAATCACAGGTGAACATTTGACAAATATACTCATGTGCTACTAGATCGTTGATTTGTCCATTTGTAAGGGAAAATTATAGTGCAAATGCATGACCCAGATTCCCGTAGTAACTGAGGATCTTTAAAATTTGTGAATTTAATTAGGAGGGTAGCTCATGTGCAAACTTTCAAACCCTTGCAGACTGCAATCTTCTTTCGTTATTGTTCCTTAACTTCTTAAAAGTATGGAACAAGCACTCATATCGTTTGCTAACTTGTTAGAGCTGATGTATGAGACCATTTCTATAAGAGTGGCACTAGTTTTGAATAATGCGACCTTTATTATCAGCATTCAGACCATACCTCCCTTTGAAATGTTCACTTGTCGAGCACTTACTGGATATTATTGTCTACATATGCCTCCCTGCTTTTTTGTATAATCCTTAACCAGTACTTACTAGATGAAATGGGTGCAAGAATCGATGAATTGGAGCTGAGCATCAATGACCTCAAGGCTGAAATGGGCAGCGATGGTATGACCCCTACTAAAGTGAAGGACGAAGAATCAAAGCCAGCAGACAGCTCTGCCTGATTTAAGCAGAAGTAGCAGAAGCAAGTCGTATTAGTCTTGGTTCCATGTCAATATCATCAGCCATTCATCACTAACTTAATGCATGTTATGAGATGTTATTCGCACTGTTATATGCATTTGAGATCTACAGTACCTGTCGTGAGAGATTTCTCTTGATGCATTGATGCTTGCTGAGTGGTTTGCTATAAATTTTAGTTCCCAGAAATGGTTTTATCA
Protein-coding regions in this window:
- the LOC123168256 gene encoding heat shock factor-binding protein, which encodes MASSNSGGIPIKAEQDSDGSAQSTADMTAFVQNLLVQMQTRFQTMSENIITKIDEMGARIDELELSINDLKAEMGSDGMTPTKVKDEESKPADSSA